Proteins encoded within one genomic window of Streptomyces sp. NBC_01314:
- a CDS encoding M4 family metallopeptidase, giving the protein MTQFYARHKRTTLAIATAVAAGALLTTGLTSGATAQPAPVADKAKPAGAPVALTPAARTALIKKADAATTETADEIGLGAKEDLVVRDVLKDADGTVHTRYERTFGGLPVLGGDLVVHESKAGAIKSVTKATKATVKVSDLTADVTKATAEKQALKAAKAEGSTKTEADKAPRKVVWAADGKPALAYETVVGGFQHDGTPQQLHVITDAETGKKLFEFEAIQTGTGNSKYNGSVTIGTTLSGSTYNLTDASRGNHKTYNKARSTSSSAGTLFTDANDAWGTGSASSSSTDQNAAVDAHYGAQVTWDFYKNVLGRNGIKNNGVAAYSRVHYGNAYVNAFWDDSCFCMTYGDGDGNVKPLTSLDIAGHEMSHGLTSNTAGLNYSGESGGLNEATSDIFGTAVEFYAANTKDVGDYLIGEKVDIFGDGAPLRYMDQPSKDGDSANYWSSSLASLDVHYSSGPANHFFYLLSEGSGAKTINGVSYNSPTSNGATITGIGRAKAVQIWYKALSTYMTSTTNYKGARTATLNAASSLYGASSTEYAAVNAAWAAVNVKA; this is encoded by the coding sequence GTGACCCAGTTCTACGCGCGTCACAAGCGAACCACGCTGGCCATCGCGACCGCCGTCGCCGCCGGCGCGCTGCTGACCACCGGGCTGACCTCCGGCGCCACCGCCCAGCCCGCGCCCGTCGCGGACAAGGCCAAGCCGGCCGGTGCCCCGGTCGCGCTGACCCCCGCCGCGCGCACCGCCCTGATCAAGAAGGCGGACGCGGCCACGACCGAGACCGCCGACGAGATAGGCCTGGGCGCCAAGGAGGACCTGGTCGTCCGTGACGTCCTCAAGGACGCGGACGGCACGGTCCACACGCGCTACGAGCGCACGTTCGGCGGACTCCCGGTCCTCGGCGGCGACCTGGTCGTCCACGAGTCCAAGGCGGGCGCCATCAAGAGCGTCACCAAGGCCACCAAGGCCACCGTCAAGGTCTCCGACCTCACCGCGGACGTCACCAAGGCCACCGCCGAGAAGCAGGCGCTGAAGGCCGCCAAGGCCGAGGGCTCCACCAAGACCGAGGCCGACAAGGCCCCGCGCAAGGTCGTCTGGGCGGCCGACGGCAAGCCCGCGCTCGCCTACGAGACGGTGGTCGGCGGCTTCCAGCACGACGGCACCCCGCAGCAGCTCCACGTGATCACCGACGCGGAGACCGGCAAGAAGCTGTTCGAGTTCGAGGCCATCCAGACCGGCACCGGCAACAGCAAGTACAACGGCTCGGTCACCATCGGCACGACCCTGTCGGGCTCGACGTACAACCTGACGGACGCCTCGCGCGGCAACCACAAGACGTACAACAAGGCCCGCTCCACGTCGTCCTCGGCCGGCACGCTCTTCACCGACGCCAACGACGCCTGGGGCACCGGCAGCGCCTCCAGCTCCTCCACCGACCAGAACGCCGCCGTGGACGCCCACTACGGCGCCCAGGTCACCTGGGACTTCTACAAGAACGTCCTCGGTCGCAACGGCATCAAGAACAACGGCGTCGCCGCCTACTCCCGCGTCCACTACGGCAACGCGTACGTCAACGCGTTCTGGGACGACAGCTGCTTCTGCATGACGTACGGCGACGGCGACGGCAACGTCAAGCCGCTGACCTCCCTGGACATCGCGGGCCACGAGATGTCCCACGGCCTGACCTCCAACACGGCCGGCCTCAACTACTCCGGCGAGTCCGGTGGCCTGAACGAGGCCACCTCCGACATCTTCGGCACGGCGGTCGAGTTCTACGCGGCCAACACCAAGGACGTCGGCGACTACCTCATCGGCGAGAAGGTCGACATCTTCGGCGACGGCGCCCCGCTGCGTTACATGGACCAGCCCAGCAAGGACGGCGACTCGGCCAACTACTGGTCCTCGTCCCTGGCGAGCCTGGACGTCCACTACTCGTCGGGCCCGGCGAACCACTTCTTCTACCTCCTCTCGGAGGGCAGCGGCGCGAAGACGATCAACGGGGTCTCGTACAACTCCCCCACCTCCAACGGCGCCACGATCACCGGCATCGGCCGCGCCAAGGCCGTCCAGATCTGGTACAAGGCGCTGAGCACGTACATGACCTCGACGACCAACTACAAGGGCGCCCGCACGGCGACCCTGAACGCGGCGTCCTCCCTCTACGGCGCCAGCAGCACGGAGTACGCGGCCGTGAACGCGGCGTGGGCGGCGGTCAACGTCAAGGCCTGA
- a CDS encoding DUF1990 family protein, giving the protein MSHTDGSQSLPSPDGFTYEAVGATREGHCPPDFNPLHVRSRIGEGTDVFERAAHAVRTWEMHRAMGVGIRASAPEAAPGVDVTVTLGGVIKAPCRVVWTMDEPRRKGWAYGTLPGHPECGEEAFVVDRTGDGTVWLTVTAFSRAAKWYARAGGAATRGLQHAYARRCGVVLRRLVEDPKG; this is encoded by the coding sequence ATGTCCCACACCGACGGCTCACAGTCCCTCCCGTCTCCGGACGGCTTCACCTACGAGGCCGTCGGCGCGACCCGCGAGGGCCACTGCCCACCCGACTTCAACCCCCTGCACGTCCGCTCTCGCATAGGCGAGGGCACGGACGTGTTCGAGCGGGCCGCGCACGCCGTCCGCACCTGGGAGATGCACCGCGCGATGGGCGTCGGCATACGCGCCTCCGCCCCCGAGGCGGCCCCCGGCGTCGACGTGACGGTGACGTTGGGCGGCGTCATCAAGGCCCCGTGCCGGGTGGTGTGGACCATGGACGAGCCCCGCCGCAAGGGCTGGGCCTACGGCACGCTCCCGGGCCACCCGGAGTGCGGCGAGGAGGCCTTCGTCGTCGACCGCACCGGAGACGGCACCGTCTGGCTCACGGTCACGGCCTTCAGCCGCGCCGCGAAGTGGTACGCCCGTGCGGGCGGGGCGGCGACCAGGGGGTTGCAGCATGCTTATGCGCGGCGGTGCGGGGTGGTGTTGCGGAGGCTGGTCGAGGACCCGAAGGGGTGA
- a CDS encoding site-specific integrase: MTGWEDLEAREHALGLREQQPILVSPEGRVDPRLSECFRRSAFSAKSQGTQLTYAPLYRLFFTFLWQRGLNWDGASEDDVEDWEAWRQRGAENPAPVGGGTWAKELAALKLLYDIADKRGFVPVNPVTLPVSSDVKTSDVKWLSPRAFRLWRNVGLGGMLPSGLEDEARRGRYAGRDTAYADLLYSSGLRRREGGTLLTSAVTA, translated from the coding sequence GTGACAGGGTGGGAAGACCTAGAGGCGCGCGAGCACGCGCTCGGACTGCGTGAGCAGCAGCCGATCCTCGTCTCGCCAGAGGGCCGGGTCGATCCCCGGCTGAGCGAGTGCTTCCGGAGGTCGGCGTTCTCCGCGAAGTCGCAGGGCACGCAGCTCACCTACGCGCCGCTGTACCGGTTGTTCTTCACCTTCCTGTGGCAGCGCGGTCTGAACTGGGACGGGGCGTCGGAGGACGACGTCGAGGACTGGGAGGCGTGGCGCCAGCGGGGAGCGGAGAACCCGGCGCCGGTCGGCGGCGGGACCTGGGCGAAGGAACTGGCCGCACTGAAGTTGCTGTACGACATCGCGGACAAACGCGGCTTCGTGCCGGTGAACCCGGTGACCCTGCCCGTGTCATCGGACGTGAAGACCTCGGACGTGAAGTGGCTGTCGCCCCGGGCCTTTCGGCTGTGGCGCAACGTGGGGCTCGGCGGGATGCTACCGAGCGGTCTGGAGGACGAGGCGCGGCGCGGCCGGTACGCCGGGCGGGACACGGCGTACGCCGACCTGCTGTACTCCAGCGGCTTGCGGCGACGCGAGGGTGGCACCCTGCTGACTAGTGCTGTGACCGCATAG
- a CDS encoding YncE family protein, producing MSPVPPEPLSAGLFSHPRRSARRPGPGRLSVTLAAAVSVALLPGVAAHAVAAPAGTSPHKDRLENRLYVTNAGSDNVSVISTRNRAVVGDPIPVGSSPEGVATDNVRGRAYVTNGFSNTVSVIDTDTDTVVGDPIPVGSFPSEVAIDSRRGRAYVTNFSSDTVSVINIDTNTVVGSPIPIGDGPQGVAIDPVRGRAYVADFGSNTVSVIDTDTDTVVGDPIPVGRFPVGVAIDTRRDRVYVANNGSNTVSVINTRTDAVVGNPIPVGDFPAGVATDHRLGRAYVTNSGSNSVSVIDTDTDTVVGTPIPVGTNPAGVVTDAVCGRAYVANNGSNTVSVISTRTDAVVGTPIPVGSKPQGLALSADSKCGSPTPGWPAGE from the coding sequence ATGTCCCCTGTCCCCCCTGAGCCCCTATCGGCCGGCCTCTTCTCGCACCCACGCCGTAGCGCACGGCGCCCGGGGCCCGGCCGGCTGAGCGTCACCCTGGCAGCGGCGGTGTCCGTCGCTCTCCTACCCGGTGTCGCCGCGCACGCCGTCGCGGCTCCGGCCGGGACGTCGCCGCACAAGGACCGGCTTGAGAATCGTCTTTACGTCACCAACGCAGGTTCGGACAACGTTTCGGTGATCAGCACCAGGAACAGGGCGGTCGTCGGCGACCCGATCCCCGTCGGCAGCAGCCCCGAAGGCGTGGCCACCGACAACGTTCGCGGTCGCGCCTACGTGACCAACGGCTTCTCGAACACCGTGTCGGTGATCGACACGGACACCGACACGGTGGTCGGCGATCCGATCCCCGTCGGCAGCTTCCCGTCCGAGGTGGCCATCGACTCCCGCAGAGGTCGCGCCTACGTCACCAACTTCAGCTCCGACACCGTCTCGGTGATCAACATCGACACGAATACGGTCGTGGGCTCCCCGATCCCGATCGGCGACGGCCCGCAGGGGGTGGCCATCGACCCCGTCCGCGGTCGCGCCTATGTCGCCGACTTCGGTTCGAACACCGTCTCGGTGATCGACACCGACACCGACACCGTCGTCGGCGATCCGATCCCGGTCGGCAGGTTCCCCGTCGGAGTGGCCATCGACACCCGCCGTGATCGCGTCTACGTGGCCAACAACGGCTCGAACACCGTTTCGGTCATCAACACCCGCACCGACGCGGTCGTCGGGAACCCCATCCCGGTCGGCGACTTCCCGGCCGGGGTGGCCACCGACCATCGCCTCGGTCGCGCCTACGTCACCAACTCCGGCTCGAACAGCGTTTCCGTCATCGACACCGACACCGACACGGTCGTGGGCACCCCGATCCCCGTCGGCACCAACCCCGCCGGGGTGGTCACCGACGCCGTTTGCGGTCGCGCCTACGTGGCCAACAACGGCTCGAACACGGTCTCGGTCATCAGCACCCGCACCGACGCGGTCGTCGGCACCCCGATCCCCGTGGGCAGCAAGCCGCAGGGACTGGCGTTGTCAGCGGATTCGAAGTGCGGGTCGCCGACTCCCGGATGGCCCGCCGGGGAATAG
- a CDS encoding IS256 family transposase: protein MLVDRARNEGLQLTGEGGLLQQLTKRVLESALEGEITDHVGYEKHDPAGKNNGNSRNGTRAKTVLTDVGPVEVRVPRDTAGSFEPQIVKKRQRRLTGVDEMVLSLSAKGLTHGEISAHLAEVYGAEVSKQTISTITDKVMDGMAEWQNRPLDRVYPVLFVDAINVKIREGKVANRPIYVVMAVTVDGTRDILGIWAGDGGEGAKYWLHVFTELKNRGLDDVLMLVCDGLKGLPDAVEAVWPRTIVQTCVVHLLRNSFRYAARQDWDKVAGALKPVYTAPSEDAATERFLEFQESWGGKYPAIVKLWSDAWAEFVPFLSFDVEIRKVICSTNAIESVNARIRRAVRARGHFPNEAAALKCIYMALMSLDPTGKGRKRWTMRWKAPLNAFQIAFEGRLTPSNN, encoded by the coding sequence ATGCTCGTTGACCGTGCCCGAAACGAGGGGCTGCAACTGACCGGCGAGGGCGGGCTGTTGCAACAGCTCACGAAGCGAGTGCTCGAGTCCGCTCTGGAGGGCGAGATCACCGACCACGTCGGCTACGAGAAGCACGATCCGGCCGGGAAGAACAACGGCAACAGCCGCAACGGGACCCGGGCGAAGACCGTGCTGACCGATGTCGGCCCGGTGGAGGTGAGGGTGCCGCGCGATACCGCCGGCAGCTTCGAGCCGCAGATCGTCAAGAAGCGCCAACGGCGTCTGACCGGCGTCGACGAGATGGTGCTCTCCTTGTCCGCGAAGGGCCTCACTCACGGAGAGATCTCCGCTCATCTCGCCGAGGTCTACGGAGCGGAGGTGTCCAAACAGACCATCTCCACCATCACCGATAAGGTCATGGACGGCATGGCCGAATGGCAGAACCGGCCCCTCGACCGCGTCTACCCCGTCCTGTTCGTGGACGCCATCAACGTGAAGATCAGGGAAGGAAAGGTCGCGAACCGTCCGATCTACGTGGTGATGGCGGTGACCGTGGACGGCACCCGCGACATCCTCGGCATCTGGGCCGGCGACGGCGGCGAGGGCGCGAAGTACTGGCTGCACGTGTTCACGGAGCTGAAGAACCGCGGCCTGGACGACGTGCTCATGCTCGTCTGCGACGGGCTCAAGGGCCTTCCCGATGCGGTGGAGGCCGTCTGGCCCCGCACGATTGTCCAGACGTGCGTGGTTCACCTGCTGCGCAATTCGTTCCGTTACGCCGCCCGTCAGGACTGGGACAAGGTCGCAGGGGCGCTCAAGCCCGTCTACACCGCACCCAGCGAGGATGCGGCGACGGAGCGGTTCCTGGAGTTCCAGGAGTCCTGGGGAGGGAAGTATCCGGCGATCGTGAAGCTGTGGTCGGACGCCTGGGCCGAGTTCGTGCCCTTCCTCTCCTTCGACGTCGAGATACGCAAGGTCATCTGCAGCACGAACGCGATCGAGAGCGTTAACGCCCGCATCCGCAGGGCTGTCCGCGCCCGCGGGCACTTCCCCAACGAGGCCGCCGCTTTGAAGTGCATCTACATGGCGCTGATGAGCCTGGACCCGACCGGCAAGGGCCGCAAGCGGTGGACCATGCGCTGGAAGGCGCCCCTGAACGCCTTCCAGATCGCCTTCGAAGGCCGCCTCACCCCGAGCAACAACTGA
- a CDS encoding helix-turn-helix domain-containing protein, producing the protein MIGEHLDADPEYDRVYEEAGLAMTLGKAVYDRRKQLGLSEADLAERLHTTTDEIEGIETATELPPVAVIMRLARALDLTVDMHLAPGDEPTVTIITSAA; encoded by the coding sequence ATGATCGGCGAACATCTCGATGCCGACCCCGAGTACGACCGCGTCTACGAAGAAGCCGGCCTGGCCATGACGCTGGGCAAGGCCGTCTACGACCGGCGCAAGCAACTCGGGCTGAGCGAGGCCGACCTGGCCGAGCGCCTGCACACGACCACCGACGAGATCGAAGGCATCGAGACCGCCACCGAACTGCCGCCCGTCGCCGTCATCATGCGCCTGGCCCGAGCCCTGGACCTCACCGTCGACATGCACCTTGCCCCTGGGGACGAGCCGACCGTCACCATCATCACCTCGGCCGCCTGA
- a CDS encoding ATP-binding protein has translation MGRPTTQRPPLPDKPQDVVDRDREWALLTDFISDPSPAMRLGIVSGRRRHGKSFLLQALSETIDGLYVTAIREEGRIPALKRFSDVIASHAGLHSGALSLPDWPAVLSSALNVTARSSTVPLLIIDELPYLLQHSPELPGFLQQLYDDHQRGEGIGARIILCGSAMSVMHELLSGTKPLRGRAVIDLRLGAFDYRASRHFWQIEDPLTALRVHAVLGGAPGYQPIAGNPTPNDGFDSWVSRTLLDPGRAVYSRTETEYLLREDPRITQHTLYYDLLSAIAQGATTPTKIGAALGRQRNAIAHPLDVLESTGYIHREQDILRPRHPVITLVDPVIRFNQLITLPQASAVEQGFAEEAWKASTPTFNSKILGPHFEELARTWTRRYAHKILPGGLPGPVGTTEVPDPAARTKHEVDVIALALGERPQSPRARIALLGEAKATVARRGVSDLQRLEHIRDLLSEQGHDTSGVTLALFSLYGFHADVREIAKRRPDVLLVDLETLYGM, from the coding sequence ATGGGACGACCTACGACTCAGCGTCCGCCACTCCCGGACAAGCCCCAGGACGTCGTCGACCGGGATCGAGAATGGGCCCTGCTGACGGACTTCATCAGCGATCCCTCCCCGGCCATGCGACTCGGTATCGTGTCGGGGCGACGGCGCCACGGAAAGTCGTTCCTCCTCCAGGCCCTGTCCGAAACGATCGACGGCCTCTACGTCACCGCCATCCGCGAGGAAGGCCGCATCCCGGCACTCAAGCGCTTCAGTGACGTCATCGCCTCGCACGCCGGACTGCACTCCGGCGCTCTGAGCCTTCCGGACTGGCCGGCAGTACTTAGCAGCGCCCTGAACGTCACGGCCCGTAGCTCGACAGTGCCACTCCTGATCATCGACGAGCTGCCGTACCTCCTGCAGCACTCTCCCGAACTGCCGGGATTCCTGCAGCAGTTGTACGACGATCATCAGCGCGGCGAGGGTATCGGCGCCCGCATCATCCTGTGCGGATCGGCCATGAGCGTCATGCACGAACTGCTCTCCGGTACGAAGCCGCTACGCGGGCGCGCGGTCATCGACCTACGTCTGGGAGCCTTCGACTACCGCGCAAGCCGGCACTTCTGGCAGATCGAGGACCCGCTCACCGCACTCCGCGTCCACGCCGTGCTGGGCGGCGCCCCTGGCTACCAACCCATCGCGGGGAACCCGACACCGAACGACGGTTTCGACTCCTGGGTGTCCCGCACACTCCTGGACCCCGGCCGAGCGGTCTATTCACGCACGGAGACCGAGTACCTCCTCCGCGAAGACCCTCGCATCACCCAACACACGCTGTACTACGACCTTCTCTCCGCCATCGCGCAAGGCGCGACCACTCCCACCAAGATCGGCGCCGCCCTCGGCCGGCAACGAAACGCGATCGCACACCCTCTGGACGTCCTGGAATCGACGGGCTACATCCACCGGGAGCAGGACATCCTCCGCCCCCGCCACCCGGTCATCACGCTGGTGGACCCGGTGATCCGCTTCAACCAGCTCATCACGCTTCCTCAGGCGTCAGCCGTGGAGCAGGGTTTCGCGGAGGAGGCCTGGAAGGCATCCACACCCACCTTCAACTCCAAAATCCTCGGCCCGCACTTCGAGGAACTGGCCCGCACCTGGACCCGCCGCTACGCCCACAAGATCCTCCCGGGAGGCCTCCCGGGCCCTGTCGGCACAACAGAGGTCCCCGACCCGGCAGCCCGCACCAAACACGAGGTCGACGTCATCGCCCTGGCCCTCGGCGAGCGCCCTCAGTCGCCACGCGCCCGCATCGCGCTCCTGGGCGAGGCGAAGGCGACGGTGGCCCGGCGGGGAGTCAGCGACCTCCAACGCCTCGAACACATCCGAGACCTGCTCTCCGAGCAGGGCCACGACACGAGCGGGGTGACTCTGGCGCTCTTCTCCCTGTACGGCTTCCACGCCGACGTGAGGGAGATCGCGAAGCGGCGCCCAGACGTGCTGTTGGTCGATCTGGAAACGCTGTACGGCATGTGA
- a CDS encoding helix-turn-helix domain-containing protein: MTRIPGPGANVAVCRKARGLSQVALARRAGVSVSLLSKIEVGDRALTQGIAAALAQAMRMTLDELLGTAPVEGADENSLTALNYAIRRFDIPDGPPPHPEDLPRELAELNQHRYRTELSAVLRKTPGVLTRSTNFAHATQSPDAWTRVADTYSVVYWLAARHRWMHLAELAVMKQRMAAEHANPIAATVAARDEAGAFLNSGDFAGGLAIVDRAVVEAETTLRGRDRAYGLGILHLRGLTLAGRIKDKATAAAHIDAAWRAADEFPEDIEDHGIHFGPENTAVHVISTASDMEDYRESLDTADDLIRSGLTLPATRIGPLHMNISRSKLALGDRDGALESLETAWDIAPEMARVHPTSQELMRVLTSLHRRSNPRLTRLAKRAGMPF; encoded by the coding sequence GTGACCAGGATTCCCGGACCCGGTGCCAACGTCGCCGTCTGCCGCAAGGCACGCGGCCTGAGCCAGGTCGCCCTTGCCCGGCGGGCGGGCGTGTCGGTCTCGCTGCTCAGCAAGATCGAGGTGGGTGATCGCGCGCTGACCCAGGGCATCGCCGCCGCTCTCGCCCAAGCCATGCGGATGACCCTTGACGAACTGCTGGGCACGGCCCCGGTCGAGGGTGCCGACGAGAACAGCCTCACCGCCCTCAACTACGCCATCCGGCGGTTCGACATCCCCGACGGTCCGCCGCCTCACCCCGAGGACCTGCCCCGCGAGCTGGCCGAGCTGAACCAGCACCGCTACAGGACCGAGCTGTCGGCTGTTCTACGGAAGACCCCGGGCGTGCTCACCCGTTCGACCAACTTCGCCCACGCCACCCAGTCGCCCGACGCCTGGACACGTGTCGCCGACACGTACAGCGTGGTCTACTGGCTGGCCGCCCGGCACCGCTGGATGCACCTCGCCGAGTTGGCCGTCATGAAGCAGCGGATGGCCGCCGAGCATGCGAACCCGATCGCCGCCACGGTGGCCGCGCGCGACGAGGCCGGAGCCTTCCTCAACTCAGGTGATTTCGCTGGCGGGTTGGCCATCGTGGACCGCGCAGTTGTCGAAGCTGAAACGACGCTGCGGGGGCGTGACCGGGCGTACGGCCTGGGCATCCTGCATCTGCGCGGGCTGACCCTGGCCGGCCGGATCAAGGACAAGGCCACCGCCGCGGCTCACATCGACGCCGCTTGGCGGGCAGCCGACGAGTTCCCCGAGGACATCGAGGACCACGGCATCCATTTCGGCCCGGAGAACACCGCCGTGCACGTCATCTCCACGGCGTCCGACATGGAGGACTACCGCGAGTCGCTCGACACAGCGGACGACCTGATCCGGAGTGGCCTGACGCTCCCCGCCACCCGCATCGGGCCGCTGCACATGAACATCAGCCGGTCGAAGCTCGCGCTGGGCGACCGGGACGGCGCTCTCGAATCACTCGAAACGGCCTGGGACATCGCCCCCGAGATGGCCAGGGTGCACCCGACGTCACAGGAACTGATGCGCGTCCTGACGTCGCTGCACCGCCGCAGCAACCCACGCTTGACCCGGCTGGCCAAGCGCGCGGGCATGCCCTTCTGA
- the glgP gene encoding alpha-glucan family phosphorylase — MKAIRRFTVRPVLPQALQPLNELAHNLRWSWHAETRDLFQSVDPERWASSGGDPVRLLGSVSTRRLAELAEDRRFLRRLTAAADDLRDYVTGDRWYQGQGQGEAQGQTQAQASELPAAIAYFSPEFGITAALPQYSGGLGILAGDHLKAASDLGVPLIGVGLLYRHGYFRQSLSRDGWQQEHYPVLDPNELPLVPLQEADGSPAQVGLALPGGRRLHARIWQAQVGRVPLLLLDSDVEENDLGERGVTDRLYGGGSEHRLLQEMLLGIGGVRAVRTYCRLTGHAGPEVFHTNEGHAGFLGLERIAELGDEGLDFDAGLEAVRSGTVFTTHTPVPAGIDRFDRELVARHFGPDAELPRIDVGRILGLGMETYAGGDPNVFNMAVMGLRLAQRANGVSLLHGHVSRQMFSGLWPGFDQDEVPITSVTNGVHAPTWVAPEVFRLGARQVGAERTEDAMSVGGSDRWDAVGDIPDQDIWDLRRDLREQLVVEVRERLNASWRQRGAGTAELGWIDGVLDPDVLTIGFARRVPSYKRLTLMLRDQDRLMNLLLHPERPVQIVIAGKAHPADDGGKRLIQELVRFADDPRVRHRIVFLPDYGMAMAQKLYPGCDVWLNNPLRPLEACGTSGMKAALNGCLNLSVLDGWWDEWFRPDFGWAIPTADGTATDDDRRDDLEASALYELLEQRVAPRFYERGQGGLPDRWIEMVRETLTHLGPKVLAGRMVREYVERLYAPAARAHRSLVPDVARELSGWKARVRSAWHRVTVDHVETSAAPLSTNAELGATLVLRVRVGLGDLGPDDVEVQAVSGRVDTEDGITDATYVPLKPTSGPDDGGRWGYEGPLSLDRTGSFGYTVRILPTHRLLASPAELGLVAVPSEEMGEMGEQAGVLMR, encoded by the coding sequence GTGAAGGCCATCCGCAGATTCACCGTCCGACCCGTCCTCCCCCAAGCCCTCCAGCCGCTCAACGAACTGGCGCACAACCTGCGCTGGTCCTGGCACGCGGAGACCCGTGACCTCTTCCAGTCGGTCGACCCCGAGCGCTGGGCCTCCTCCGGCGGCGACCCCGTGCGCCTGCTCGGCTCCGTCTCCACCCGGCGGCTCGCCGAACTCGCCGAGGACCGGCGCTTCCTGCGCCGGCTGACCGCCGCCGCCGACGACCTGCGTGACTACGTCACCGGGGACCGCTGGTACCAGGGGCAGGGGCAGGGGGAGGCGCAAGGGCAGACGCAGGCACAGGCATCCGAACTGCCGGCCGCCATCGCCTACTTCTCGCCCGAGTTCGGCATCACGGCCGCGCTGCCGCAGTACTCCGGCGGCCTCGGCATCCTCGCCGGCGACCATCTGAAGGCGGCGAGCGACCTCGGCGTCCCGCTGATCGGCGTCGGCCTGCTCTACCGGCACGGCTACTTCCGGCAGTCCCTGTCCCGGGACGGCTGGCAGCAGGAGCACTATCCGGTGCTCGACCCGAACGAACTGCCCCTGGTACCGCTCCAGGAGGCCGACGGCTCACCGGCCCAGGTCGGCCTGGCCCTGCCCGGCGGACGCCGGCTGCACGCCCGGATCTGGCAGGCCCAGGTGGGCCGGGTACCGCTGCTGCTGCTCGACTCGGACGTCGAGGAGAACGACCTCGGCGAACGCGGCGTGACCGACCGGCTGTACGGCGGCGGCAGCGAACACCGGCTCCTCCAGGAGATGCTGCTGGGTATAGGAGGTGTGCGGGCCGTACGCACGTACTGCCGGCTCACCGGCCACGCCGGGCCCGAGGTCTTCCACACCAACGAGGGCCACGCCGGCTTCCTCGGCCTGGAACGCATCGCCGAACTCGGCGACGAGGGGCTCGACTTCGACGCCGGCCTGGAGGCGGTCCGCTCCGGCACGGTCTTCACCACCCACACCCCCGTCCCCGCCGGCATCGACCGCTTCGACCGCGAGCTGGTCGCCCGCCACTTCGGCCCCGACGCCGAACTCCCGCGCATCGACGTGGGCCGCATCCTCGGGCTGGGCATGGAGACGTACGCGGGCGGCGACCCGAACGTCTTCAACATGGCGGTGATGGGGCTGCGGCTCGCCCAGCGCGCCAACGGCGTCTCGCTGCTGCACGGGCACGTCAGCCGGCAGATGTTCTCGGGACTGTGGCCGGGATTCGACCAGGACGAGGTGCCGATCACCTCGGTCACCAACGGCGTGCACGCCCCGACCTGGGTGGCCCCGGAGGTCTTCCGCCTCGGCGCCCGGCAGGTCGGTGCCGAACGGACCGAGGACGCCATGTCGGTCGGCGGCTCGGACCGCTGGGACGCCGTGGGCGACATCCCCGACCAGGACATCTGGGACCTGCGCCGCGACCTTCGCGAACAACTGGTCGTGGAGGTACGGGAACGCCTGAACGCCTCCTGGCGGCAGCGCGGCGCGGGCACCGCCGAACTCGGCTGGATCGACGGCGTCCTGGACCCGGATGTGTTGACGATCGGGTTCGCGCGCAGAGTCCCGTCCTACAAGCGCCTGACTCTGATGCTGCGCGACCAGGACCGCCTCATGAATCTGCTGCTCCATCCGGAGCGGCCGGTGCAGATCGTGATCGCGGGCAAGGCGCACCCGGCGGACGACGGCGGGAAACGCCTGATCCAGGAACTGGTGCGGTTCGCGGACGACCCGCGCGTCCGCCACCGGATCGTGTTCCTCCCCGACTACGGCATGGCGATGGCCCAGAAGCTGTACCCGGGCTGCGACGTGTGGCTCAACAACCCTCTCCGCCCCCTGGAGGCATGCGGGACGAGCGGGATGAAGGCGGCCCTGAACGGCTGTCTGAACCTGTCCGTCCTGGACGGCTGGTGGGACGAATGGTTCCGGCCGGACTTCGGCTGGGCGATCCCCACGGCCGACGGAACGGCGACGGACGACGACCGCCGGGACGACCTGGAGGCGTCGGCCCTCTACGAGCTGCTGGAACAGCGGGTCGCGCCGCGCTTCTACGAGCGCGGACAGGGGGGCCTGCCCGACCGCTGGATCGAGATGGTCCGCGAGACACTGACACATCTGGGCCCGAAGGTGCTGGCGGGCCGCATGGTCCGGGAGTATGTCGAGCGCCTGTACGCTCCGGCCGCCCGAGCCCACCGGTCGCTGGTCCCGGACGTGGCCCGGGAGCTGTCCGGGTGGAAGGCGCGGGTGCGGAGCGCCTGGCACCGGGTGACCGTGGACCATGTGGAGACCTCGGCGGCTCCTCTCAGTACCAACGCCGAGCTGGGCGCGACGCTGGTGCTGCGCGTCCGGGTCGGCCTGGGCGACCTGGGCCCGGACGATGTCGAGGTTCAGGCGGTCTCCGGCCGCGTCGACACCGAGGACGGCATCACGGACGCGACGTACGTCCCGCTGAAGCCGACGAGCGGCCCCGACGACGGGGGCCGCTGGGGCTACGAGGGCCCGCTGTCCCTGGACCGCACGGGTTCCTTCGGCTACACGGTGCGCATCCTCCCCACCCATCGGCTGCTGGCCTCACCCGCCGAACTGGGACTGGTGGCGGTGCCGTCGGAGGAGATGGGGGAGATGGGAGAGCAGGCGGGGGTGTTGATGCGGTAA